Proteins encoded together in one Scheffersomyces stipitis CBS 6054 chromosome 5, complete sequence window:
- the RAP1 gene encoding DNA-binding protein, translating into MTFSTLHFEGENTPRRTDRNLPLSMNSPQRSPYNSRLGLEKSTLFTNREGRSIRFYMEYSEPRRLHYKALIETHGGVLLDHSVTDCFWLSTNPLTGRRSYRVQYIDDCVRLVTLQDIRIYSHPDFNIDTNLLHRGAGDTTSGMEMDPTSVAAAVVYGDAQPNPNLSSAADLPSDFALATASTSLSPGTAPKVRTHNRFTPQKDAFILEEVRKHPRARHSHEFFRNLAKNEILKGHTGNSVRSRFRKHLEADLQYVYQQESDGNPSKDAHGNYIPTKELPQTLKNKYTAEDDYYLCTEAKKYILAKESAKDGGEGRGSGKLPELKVLLPYSFFSNLCRPDRGGQDEVADSENNPDKRNKKHIGQRHTLHSWRDRYRKFVGDGTIEKYIKSYEASENPKPLERRGVINSSSLNNMTGELREIVGSNARNREERALDEEIGQTKSSLIGVPDLNMSAGDVLESLEPIERPTMREIEEDEEIIEDIEVDDIEDIEDFQDASTQLSSIQANFEDAVNPGSQDSQSVMKYIGKGVKFEDLFTDPSVLNYDLVSKLNTALRSISDDVQELAECLEELGFKQALVEHLLYSTCCDKTRLFFLFRHIYNNLQDNLVSDGHIPVYELLQPPDEGGFWTKEQDDLLQAGRDDALEVQNKRQIRTRREFLNKL; encoded by the coding sequence ATGACGTTCTCCACGCTCCATTTCGAGGGAGAAAACACTCCTCGTCGTACCGACCGCAACTTGCCATTGCTGATGAACTCGCCACAGAGATCGCCCTACAATTCGCGTTTAGGCTTGGAAAAAAGTACGCTCTTCACCAATAGAGAAGGACGCTCTATTCGGTTCTATATGGAGTACCTGGAACCACGGCGTCTCCATTACAAAGCACTCATCGAGACCCATGGTGGGGTTCTTCTCGATCATCTGGTCACCGATTGCTTTTGGTTATCGACGAATCCACTCACTGGTCGTCGTAGCTACCGTGTGCAATACATTGATGACTGTGTTCGTTTAGTCACGTTGCAAGACATTCGTATATATAGTCATCCTGACTTCAATATCGATACCAATCTCTTGCACCGTGGTGCTGGTGATACGACTTCAGGGATGGAAATGGATCCGACATCTGTAGCTGCTGCTGTCGTCTATGGTGATGCTCAGCCGAACccaaatctttcttctgctgcaGACTTGCCCTCCGACTTTGCTCTAGCAACTGCAAGCACTTCCCTCAGTCCAGGTACTGCTCCAAAGGTCAGAACACATAACCGGTTCACACCTCAAAAGGATGCGTTCATCTTGGAGGAAGTAAGAAAGCATCCGCGAGCAAGACACAGCCATGAGTTTTTCCGTaacttggccaagaatGAAATTCTCAAGGGCCACACAGGTAACTCTGTAAGAAGTAGATTCCGCAAACACTTGGAAGCTGATTTGCAATATGTCTACCAACAAGAATCAGATGGAAATCCTCTGAAGGATGCACATGGCAATTATATTCCCACTAAAGAATTACCCCAGACATTAAAAAACAAGTACACTGCTGAGGATGACTACTATCTATGCACCGAAGCCAAGAAGTATATTTTGGCAAAAGAAAGTGCCAAAGATGGCGGCGAGGGTAGAGGTAGTGGCAAACTCCCTGAATTGAAGGTGTTATTGCCCTATTCGTTCTTCAGTAATTTATGTCGTCCCGACAGAGGGGGTCAAGACGAAGTGGCAGATTCTGAAAATAATCCTGACAAGAGGAACAAGAAACACATTGGCCAAAGGCACACTTTGCACTCGTGGAGAGACAGATATAGAAAGTTCGTAGGAGATGGAACAATTGAGAAATACATCAAACTGTACGAGGCTAGTGAAAATCCCAAGCCTTTGGAAAGGCGGGGAGTAATCAATTCCTCATCCTTAAATAATATGACAGGTGAATTGAGAGAAATTGTGGGTTCCAATGCACGGAACCGCGAGGAAAGAGCtttggatgaagaaattggacAGACCAAAAGTTCATTAATAGGAGTTCCCGACTTAAATATGTCAGCTGGTGATGTTTTGGAATCATTGGAACCGATTGAAAGACCTACAATGAGAGAAATTGAGgaggatgaagaaatcataGAAGACATCGAAGTTGATGACATAGAGgatattgaagactttCAAGATGCTTCAACTCAACTAAGCAGTATACAGGCCAACTTTGAAGATGCTGTGAATCCTGGCTCTCAGGATTCACAGAGTGTGATGAAGTATATTGGGAAAGGTgtcaaatttgaagatttgttTACGGATCCATCTGTGTTAAACTACGATTTGGTCAGCAAACTCAACACTGCCCTCCGTAGCATTTCAGACGACGTTCAGGAGTTGGCTGAATGCCTAGAGGAACTTGGATTCAAGCAAGCATTAGTAGAGCATCTCCTCTACTCCACCTGTTGTGATAAAACGCGGTtgttttttcttttcagaCATATCTATAACAACTTACAAGATAATCTTGTGCTGGATGGTCACATTCCCGTCTATGAACTTTTGCAACCTCCTGACGAAGGAGGCTTTTGGACGAAGGAACAGGACGACTTATTGCAAGCTGGCAGGGATGACGCTTTGGAAGTGCAGAACAAGAGACAGATCCGGACACGTAGGGAATTCCTCAATAAGTTGTGA
- the SCW4.1 gene encoding Soluble Cell Wall protein (family 17 glucosidase SCW4 precursor (Soluble cell wall protein 4)): MLFKSIVQAALVASAIAAPLQEHKHHQHKQEKREVKVVTQTSVVVVTLGAGDLTTTLPQVTINPATGVSVNTDYTPIPQEHPASFSNPESFESATPASTSPASTSTASTGGDFGAGAKGITYTPYSNDGGCKPASQIASEVAQLSGYSVIRLYGVDCDQVNAVLSAKAPSQKIFAGIYDVSNIASGIQTLVSAVNANGGWDNVHTVSIGNELVNSGQASPAQIKGYVSQGKSLLSAAGYSGPVVSVDTFIAVINNPELCQYSDYMAVNAHAFFDGYYTADQAGDWVLLQIQRVWSACGGKQNVFVTETGWPSKGDTNGVAVPSKPNQEAAISSIKSKCGDSSILFTAFNDLWKADGAFNAEKYWGILSN; the protein is encoded by the coding sequence atgttgttcaagtccatCGTTCAAGCTGCCCTCGTAGCCTCGGCCATTGCTGCTCCTTTGCAAGAGCACAAGCATCACCAACACAAGcaagagaagagagaagTCAAGGTCGTCACCCAGACTTCCGTTGTTGTCGTCACCTTGGGTGCCGGTGACTTGACCACTACCTTGCCTCAAGTTACCATCAACCCTGCCACTGGTGTCTCTGTCAACACTGACTACACTCCAATTCCTCAAGAACACCCAGCCTCGTTCTCTAACCCTGAATCCTTTGAATCCGCCACTCCAGCCTCGACTTCCCCAGCTTCCACCAGCACTGCCTCCACTGGCGGTGACTTTGGTGCTGGTGCCAAGGGTATCACTTACACTCCTTACTCTAATGACGGTGGTTGTAAGCCTGCCTCTCAGATTGCCTCTGAAGTTGCTCAATTATCTGGTTACTCCGTCATTAGATTGTACGGTGTCGACTGTGACCAGGTCAACGCTGTCTTAAGTGCTAAGGCCCCAAGCCAAAAGATCTTTGCTGGTATCTATGACGTTTCCAACATCGCTAGTGGTATTCAAACCTTGGTTTCTGCCGTCAACGCTAACGGTGGCTGGGACAATGTCCACACCGTCTCTATTGGTAACGAATTGGTCAACTCTGGCCAAGCCTCTCCTGCTCAAATCAAGGGATACGTCTCTCAAGGTAAGAGCTTGTTGTCTGCTGCCGGTTACTCCGGTCCTGTTGTTTCTGTCGACACCTTCATTGCCGTCATCAACAACCCAGAATTGTGTCAATACTCCGACTACATGGCTGTCAACGCCCACGCCTTCTTTGACGGTTACTACACCGCTGACCAAGCTGGTGACTGGGTTCTTTTGCAGATCCAAAGAGTGTGGAGCGCCTGTGGTGGTAAGCAGAATGTTTTCGTCACCGAAACCGGCTGGCCATCCAAGGGTGACACCAACGGTGTTGCCGTCCCTTCAAAGCCAAACCAAGAAGCTGCCATCAGCTCCATCAAGTCTAAGTGTGGTGATTCCTCCATTCTTTTCACTGCcttcaacgacttgtgGAAGGCTGACGGTGCTTTCAATGCTGAAAAGTACTGGGGTATCTTGTCTAACTAA
- the UBP15 gene encoding Ubiquitin carboxyl-terminal hydrolase (go_function cysteine-type endopeptidase activity; ubiquitin thiolesterase activity~go_process ubiquitin-dependent protein catabolism) translates to MDANAGNGVTPQKRAANNDIIDLDSDYEAIDDGQANGRRKENDIVEISNDEDDDLDGDIDYDVDEDDDENDHIDSIAHKDSAAKKSINGIPPADDFAANAARLMKPIVDYPVKDEAHYVWEIKDWHGLKEEKVRSPRFKCGDFEWNILLFPRGNGRDNAISIYMEPHPIPDENGAISDDWYVCAQFGLDIWNPVYPHSHIPSGSSHRFNKNETDWGFSSLIDGKQLTSANNSRIGNQPHAILENNQLNITGYVKIIDDSSTGVLWHSFIDYDSKKSSGFVGLNNQGATCYLNSLLQSYFTTLNFRKLVYQIPTNTASNSKQSVALSLQRIFYLLSSSKEPVGTLELTKSFGWDSSDAFTQHDVQELNRILMDKLETAMKGSKIENSLNDIFVGKMKSYIKCVHVPYESSRVEDFWDIQLNVKGFANLQQSFKNYIEIEMLEGENKYQAGDEYGYQDAKKGVVFESFPPVLHLQLKRFEYDFMVDDLVKIDDFYEFPDKIDLKPYLDEDLPEEVRNQNWNYKLHGVLVHQGSISNGHYYAMIKPHAKGETWLRFDDDKVWKVTHSQVFKENFGANEVTSEEFSKMSRLEQQENLVRRVTSAYMLVYYRESELDSVLPSDEENLNAVIPEHIPRQIKHESEERERLERLKQEALYYTNVKFITTSTINEYTGFDLALDPRVPKFYDENLLGTPAEPLVFKVKKDDRFLSLNQLVGKHLKYFEEDDDDEVLDDKQLFFRLIATCHRKNNTNRTDTEVADELKDATINSVYFKAFNRKHDEMVFYVEELNKDIRNIVQSVPSTGPIDPSEFQFSTVFNKLKEVGTKQLDSFKFHNIFDYSNHILIFVKYFDPISQELRGLSHIVVSKVEPISSIIKPINELLDFDPNYQLDMFEELSPSKIDKLDRSLTFEKQELSNGDIITVQPHNSSELASGKKFEDVRDYYKFILTRMHIVVKPFKADIDEEDSDFVADENEELKISGEAEDITKNSDDEITTKEIEAAKQISKSFELWISTSYSYQDLAEEIARKLEADVDPQYLRIFVLNNQMQRYPLKSIHQLSSFFPKTVPINQVVTFEYEILNIKLKDYENLKSVKIHWLSSLLQYQVFELLVPRNGLVLDLINKLLHKVNVPKKDLKHILLWAGSNHSYQALIRFDNPIEQLQDGIDLYAGIFPAEVEILTNHDMFKRFVNDPVDLNEFDNEFLKEEYQLSKELSKDMNMIPAFHFYKSIGYHHGIPFILAIYPKEKFSQTKERLRRKLGLGIQAFEKIRFSLSDSHDKGAYIDNEDDDFILFDEIGKAHTSISFGLDHPDRSPRRQGQSDKGISIN, encoded by the coding sequence ATGGATGCCAATGCCGGTAACGGTGTTACACCCCAGAAGCGGGCCGCCAATAATGATATCATCGACTTGGATAGTGACTACGAGGCTATTGACGATGGACAGGCCAACGGACGTAGGAAGGAAAACGACATTGTCGAAATTTCCAACGATGAGGATGATGATTTAGATGGCGACATCGACTACGACGTAGATGAGGACGATGATGAAAACGACCACATCGACAGTATCGCACACAAAGATAGTGCTGCGAAGAAGAGCATCAATGGCATTCCACCTGCTGACGATTTTGCAGCCAATGCTGCTCGCTTAATGAAGCCTATTGTCGATTATCCGGTCAAAGACGAAGCTCATTACGTGTGGGAGATCAAGGACTGGCACGGGTTAAAGGAAGAGAAGGTGAGGTCTCCTCGATTCAAATGTGGAGACTTTGAGTGgaacatcttgttgtttccCAGAGGCAACGGCAGAGACAACGCCATATCCATTTATATGGAACCACACCCTATTCCTGACGAAAATGGTGCTATCAGTGATGACTGGTATGTATGTGCCCAGTTTGGACTCGACATCTGGAACCCAGTCTATCCTCATAGTCACATTCCCAGTGGTTCTAGTCATagattcaacaagaacgaGACAGATTGGGGTTTTTCGTCATTGATAGACGGGAAACAGTTGACTTCAGCAAACAATAGCAGAATCGGCAACCAGCCCCATGCCATTTTGGAAAACAACCAATTGAATATCACCGGATACGTGAAAATCATTGATGATTCGTCAACGGGAGTGTTGTGGCACTCTTTTATAGATTACGACTCGAAGAAATCGTCAGGTTTTGTAGGTTTGAACAACCAGGGAGCTACGTGCTATTTGAATTCGTTGTTGCAGAGTTACTTCACAACTCTCAACTTCAGGAAACTCGTGTACCAGATCCCCACAAATACCGCCTCGAACTCCAAGCAGTCCGTGGCACTATCATTGCAGAGGATTTTCTATTTGCTACTGTCTTCAAAGGAGCCCGTAGGTACCTTGGAATTGACTAAGTCGTTTGGATGGGACTCTTCTGATGCTTTTACCCAGCATGATGTTCAGGAGTTGAATCGTATTTTGATGGACAAGTTAGAGACAGCCATGAAGGGTTCCAAGATTGAAAACTCGTTGAATGACATCTTTGTCGGCAAGATGAAATCGTATATTAAATGTGTCCATGTTCCATACGAGTCCTCAAGAGTCGAGGACTTTTGGGATATCCAGTTGAATGTCAAGGGATTTGCCAACTTACAACAATCATTCAAGAActatattgaaattgaaatgcTAGAGGGCGAGAACAAGTATCAAGCAGGCGATGAATATGGTTATCAGGATGCAAAGAAGGGAGTCGTTTTCGAATCCTTCCCTCCAGTTTTgcatttgcaattgaaaagattcGAATATGATTTCATGGTGGATgacttggtgaagattGACGATTTTTATGAATTTCCGGACAAGATAGACTTAAAACCTTACTTGGATGAAGACTTACCTGAAGAGGTCAGAAACCAGAACTGGAACTATAAATTGCATGGTGTTTTAGTGCATCAAGGAAGTATTTCCAATGGTCATTATTATGCTATGATCAAGCCTCATGCAAAGGGAGAGACTTGGTTACGATTCGACGACGACAAGGTATGGAAAGTTACACATAGCCAAGTATTCAAGGAGAACTTTGGTGCGAATGAAGTCACTTCAGAAGAGTTTTCAAAAATGTCTCGTCTTGAGCAACAGGAAAATTTGGTAAGAAGAGTAACTTCGGCTTATATGTTGGTTTATTACCGTGAATCGGAGTTGGATAGTGTACTTCCGAGCGACGAAGAAAACCTCAACGCTGTAATTCCTGAACATATTCCACGCCAAATCAAGCATGAATCCGAAGAACGTGAAAGGTTGGAGAGATTGAAGCAAGAAGCTCTATATTATACCAACGTTAAATTCATAACCACATCCACCATTAACGAGTACACAGGTTTCGATCTAGCATTGGATCCAAGAGTTCCAAAATTCTATGACGAGAACCTCCTTGGAACTCCAGCAGAACCATTGGTCTTCAAGGTGAAGAAGGATGACCGTTTCCTATCATTAAATCAGTTGGTTGGGAAGCACTTGAAGTACTTTGAGGAggatgacgatgatgaagttcttgacgaTAAGCAGTTGTTCTTCAGATTGATAGCGACATGCCACAGAAAGAATAATACTAATAGGACTGACACCGAAGTTGCCGATGAACTCAAGGATGCCACGATCAATTCCGTTTATTTTAAGGCTTTCAACAGAAAACATGATGAAATGGTCTTTTACGTAGAAGAGTTGAATAAAGATATAAGGAATATTGTGCAATCGGTACCATCTACTGGTCCTATTGATCCATCTGAGTTCCAATTTAGTACTGTGTTCAATAAGTTGAAAGAAGTGGGAACGAAGCAGCTCGACTCTTTCAAATTCCATAACATATTCGACTACTCGAACCATATTTTGATTTTCGTGAAATATTTTGATCCTATTTCTCAGGAGCTTAGAGGATTGAGTCACATCGTTGTTTCTAAGGTTGAGCCAATTAGTTCGATAATCAAGCCTATAAACGAATTATTGGATTTTGATCCCAATTATCAATTAGACATGTTTGAAGAGTTATCACCAAGCAAGATTGATAAACTTGATAGAAGTTTGACATTTGAGAAGCAGGAGTTGAGCAACGGTGATATTATTACAGTTCAGCCTCATAACTCAAGCGAACTTGCTAGTGGCAagaaatttgaagatgttaGAGATTACTATAAATTTATTCTCACAAGGATGCACATTGTTGTTAAACCATTCAAGGCCGACatcgatgaagaagatagtGACTTCGTAGCCGACGAAAACGAAGAGTTAAAAATTTCAGGAGAAGCAGAGGACATCACCAAAAATTCTGATGACGAAATCACGACAAAGGAAATAGAGGCTGCTAAGCAAATTAGCAAATCTTTCGAATTGTGGATTTCTACAAGTTATTCTTACCAGGACCTTGCTGAGGAAATTGCTAGAAAATTAGAAGCAGATGTCGACCCGCAGTATTTAAGGATTTTTGTTCTTAACAATCAAATGCAGAGATACCCATTAAAGTCAATCCATCAGTTATCCCTGTTCTTTCCGAAGACAGTTCCTATTAACCAAGTTGTTACATTTGAATATGAAATTTTAAATATTAAGTTGAAGGACTacgagaacttgaaatcaGTTAAAATTCATTGGTTGAGCAGCCTTTTGCAATATCAGGTCTTTGAATTGTTAGTACCTAGAAACGGCTTAgtcttggacttgatcaaTAAGTTATTGCACAAGGTAAATGTTCCTAAGAAAGATTTAAAGCACATATTGCTTTGGGCTGGAAGTAACCACAGCTATCAGGCATTGATCAGATTTGACAATCCAATTGAGCAACTACAGGATGGAATTGACTTGTATGCTGGTATTTTCCCTGCAGAAGTCGAGATCTTGACTAACCACGATATGTTTAAACGATTCGTGAACGATCCTGTTgacttgaacgagtttGATAACGAGTTCCTTAAGGAAGAGTATCAACTTTCCAAGGAGTTAAGCAAAGATATGAACATGATTCCTGCGTTCCACTTCTACAAGAGCATTGGTTATCATCATGGTATTCCGTTCATCTTAGCTATCTATCCAAAAGAGAAATTCTCCCAGACAAAGGAGAGATTAAGGAGGAAATTGGGTTTAGGAATCCAAGCTTTTGAAAAGATAAGATTTTCTTTGTCTGATAGCCACGACAAAGGAGCTTATATTGACAACGAGGATGATGACTTTATTTTATTTGACGAGATTGGAAAGGCACACACTTCTATCTCATTTGGATTGGACCACCCCGATCGGTCACCACGTCGTCAAGGTCAATCCGACAAAGGGATTTCAATTAACTGA
- a CDS encoding predicted protein (go_function nucleotidyltransferase activity~go_process biosynthesis) gives QFNVAAVGGTFDHIHDGHKILLSVALFLAGKKLIVGVTGAAMLVKKKFAEVLESYSVRQQSVVSFLTLVSIDDSVSYEIYEINDICGPTGFVRDIDALVVSYESIKGGEFVNNYRKERGFSTLDVSVIKVIGEDEVSSDNNWAGKLSSTDIREKESKLL, from the coding sequence CAATTCAACGTTGCAGCCGTAGGAGGAACATTTGATCACATTCACGATGGCCACAAGATTCTTTTGTCTGTAGCACTTTTCTTAGCTGGTAAGAAACTCATTGTTGGAGTAACTGGGGCTGCCATGCTtgtaaagaagaagtttgctgaagttcttgaaagtTATTCTGTAAGACAGCAAAGTGTAGTCAGCTTCCTCACGCTTGTATCTATCGACGACTCCGTTCTGTATGAGATATACGAGATCAATGATATCTGTGGTCCTACTGGATTTGTCCGCGATATCGACGCCTTGGTAGTAAGCTATGAGTCAATCAAAGGAGGCGAGTTTGTAAATAACTATAGGAAAGAAAGGGGATTCCTGACACTTGACGTTAGTGTCATCAAAGTGATTGGAGAAGACGAAGTCTCTAGCGACAATAACTGGGCTGGAAAGCTAAGTTCAACTGATATCAGAGAGAAGGAGTCAAAATTACTATAG
- a CDS encoding predicted protein, protein MSPSQFDRKKSLSRTRASLKMGHNYSLQKALLILKSKYDSKAFQKPDGSILDIHKLKPSDLKPDSEKALIIFKNLINMKTLAKISPDKRLLYTLLGTNDQQFKDPFLVTSDILKLLERDNNIDRAVYLAKLVDPKDAVVGMNAILQWLLERGDVQGAFKNYNDRKKWNIPVNSQTYVILFDGLAKSHMWGDVSDQLCDKVVDIFDRYRSQYTKDETSINNHAARKEFIAKRCSIQHFNACLSLLVKNFKQDQEKAWTFFDKIIPDPKSKLPVLVADIQTFTILLDGVKRFSIDKSEEIKNNKQMPVNEKTLRLLEIQGKLVSTAEAILDKVLKEATPPVPPTREEVESNTQILDDYRAKSRRRLINIDPSFVSVFVSCFISSHFGTGHDIKSGSHYMYVQKGMEYLRLWCPEIDNLCNFVSKIDTESKPITPSKSLKYHTDLRLKSAIDKLALESSNVLIDEASATDVLPENITSVQPLQKSIINPEVVFPPPPSSKNKTRAIFSDKKKPLVDFTRVPIEDIKLLELHRAYETSRGKFGRKLSHDQLSILRRERAGVNKFLISNVLDGLLKLGRKEEFYLSIWFILSKWGGIEFQAEDILRIKTEGLRRGLLREPNVAHIDSLKQCETEQKHKEDIVDIMSVENLIFKLSEQFKTKGQTASHVIVDIFSSLANYSTNSFFSLKPRIKTADVIFSTLIKDLHYYNDYNYNISVLEKKEKNIPNNTPRKSITNGQLEFFLEDLNRFLESLITAEGRLHPHSPSKYLLPNVYLDSYNKIIDRIYRSTWIDTSEEQTLNHHKQIVRSGILLFRPQSLIDPRENLQFATPIIKSMEIVYNNLKDKQGLSTEDVIVMTNLKRIFQLDIEGQAGIDKYNNLAKKIQRALQIDTKQKNKVTIISKAVAEEENESKLPA, encoded by the coding sequence ATGTCTCCTCTGCAATTTgatagaaagaagagtttaTCACGAACACGagcttctttgaaaatGGGACATAACTATTCTTTGCAGAAGGCACTCTTGATCCTCAAGCTGAAGTATGACTCCAAGGCATTCCAGAAACCAGATGGCTCAATATTGGATATCCACAAACTCAAGCCTCTGGACTTGAAACCGGACTCCGAAAAGGCATTGATCatattcaaaaatttgATCAATATGAAGACTTTAGCCAAAATATCACCAGATAAGCGTCTATTGTACACTTTGCTAGGCACTAACGACCAACAGTTCAAAGACCCTTTCCTTGTCACGTCAGATATCTTAaaattgttggaaagagacaacaacattGATCGTGCCGTCTATCTTGCTAAGCTTGTAGATCCAAAAGATGCAGTTGTAGGCATGAATGCTATTCTCCAGTGGTTGTTGGAAAGAGGTGATGTTCAAGGAGCTTTTAAAAACTACAATGATCGTAAGAAATGGAACATCCCGGTCAATTCACAGACTTATGTGATCCTCTTTGATGGGTTGGCCAAATCTCACATGTGGGGAGATGTCTCTGACCAACTTTGCGACAAGGTGGTGGACATCTTTGATCGCTATAGAAGCCAATACACTAAAGACGAGACTCTGATAAATAACCATGCGGCAAGGAAAGAATTCATTGCAAAGAGATGTTCGATACAACACTTCAATGCCTGCTTGAGTCTTCTTGTGAAGAACTTTAAACAAGATCAGGAAAAGGCATGGACTTTCTTCGACAAGATTATCCCTGACCCCAAGTCAAAATTGCCAGTGTTGGTTGCAGATATCCAGACCTTCACGATCCTCTTAGATGGAGTTAAACGATTTTCAATTGATaaaagtgaagaaatcaaaaacaacaaaCAAATGCCAGTTAATGAAAAGACTCTCAGACTCTTGGAAATACAGGGGAAATTAGTATCTACAGCTGAAGCAATTTTGGACAaagtgttgaaggaagccACGCCTCCCGTTCCAccaacaagagaagaagttgaaagtaACACACAAATATTAGATGACTATAGAGCAAAGTCTAGACGGAGATTGATAAATATCGATCCATCTTTTGTCTCTGTGTTCGTTTCCTGTTTCATTAGCAGCCATTTCGGAACAGGCCATGACATTAAGCTGGGTTCACATTACATGTACGTCCAAAAGGGTATGGAATATTTACGATTATGGTGTCCAGAGATTGACAACTTGTGCAATTTTGTTTCTAAAATTGACACAGAATCTAAGCCTATTACACCACTGAAATCACTCAAATACCACACAGATCTTAGATTGAAGAGTGCCATTGATAAACTTGCCTTAGAAAGCTCAAATGTTCTCATAGATGAAGCATCTGCAACTGATGTACTTCCAGAAAACATAACCTCTGTTCAGCCCTTGCAAAAGTCTATCATAAATCCAGAGGTCGTCTTCCCTCCTCCACCATCTTCTAAAAATAAGACAAGAGCTATCTTCAGCGATAAGAAAAAGCCATTGGTTGACTTTACTCGTGTTCCAATTGAAGACATAAAACTCCTAGAATTGCATAGAGCCTATGAAACTTCAAGAGGAAAGTTTGGTAGAAAGCTTTCTCATGATCAGTTGCTGATACTTAGAAGGGAGAGAGCAGGAGTCAAtaagttcttgatttccaaTGTGTTGGATGGCTTACTtaaacttggaagaaaagaagaattttaTTTGTCAATATGGTTTATCTTGTCCAAGTGGGGTGGAATTGAATTTCAAGCTGAAGATATTTTGAGAATCAAGACGGAAGGACTTCGGAGAGGTCTATTGAGAGAACCTAACGTAGCACATATTGACTCTCTAAAGCAATGCGAAACTGAACAGAAGCACAAAGAGGATATTGTTGACATCATGTCGGTCGaaaatttgattttcaaacttAGTGAGCAGTTCAAGACTAAGGGACAGACTGCAAGCCATGTAATCGTTGACattttttcatctttgGCTAACTACAGCACAAACTCTTTTTTCTCGTTGAAACCAAGAATTAAAACAGCAGATGTTATCTTTTCTACTTTGATCAAAGATTTACATTATTACAATgactacaactacaatatACTGGTActagaaaagaaagaaaagaacattCCAAACAATACACCTCGTAAATCTATCACAAATGGTCAGttggagttcttcttggaagacttgaatAGGTTCTTAGAATCTTTGATAACAGCGGAAGGGCGTTTGCACCCGCATTCTCCTTCCAAATATTTGCTTCCTAATGTCTACTTAGACTcatacaacaagatcattgaTAGAATTTATAGAAGCACATGGATCGATACTTCTGAGGAACAAACATTAAATCATCACAAGCAGATTGTTAGATCTGGAATTTTGCTCTTCCGTCCTCAAAGCTTGATCGATCCTAGAGAGAACCTTCAGTTTGCAACCCCAATCATCAAATCAATGGAAATTGTATACAATAACTTGAAGGATAAACAAGGACTATCTACTGAAGATGTCATCGTGATGacgaacttgaagagaataTTCCAGTTAGATATCGAGGGTCAAGCCGGAATCGACAAGTACAATAATCtagcaaagaagattcaaaGAGCCTTGCAAATTGATACGaaacaaaagaacaaagtAACTATCATTTCAAAAGCAGTTGCAGAAGAGGAAAATGAAAGCAAATTACCAGCTTGA